The window GAGCCATGCCTGGTTTGTAGTCCAGACCCGTTTCCTTCTTAAACTGTGcctgcacaaagaaaaaagggaaaaagattCATCATTTAAATAACCATGTCCTTATTTAGTCGCCTAAATGTTCCGGTGTATGTACCTTCAGAGAGAGCAGCTCCTGAACTGCCTTGTCCACCTGTTCTTTGGGGGCCTTAGCAGCCTTTAGCTGACGGACACTTTCACCGTGTGCTACAATGCTCGAGAACAAGTCACTGGCTGAAGTCGGGGGGGATGTCGGTGCAGAGGACGGTGCTGGTGTTGGGGTTGATGCAGCAGGCTAGAAAAGGGAATAAACCCCATCATTGACAAAAGAACCAACAACTTATTAACAGATTCATTTTGTGATCGGTCACTGACAACCAGCAACTTAACAAATTTATATTCAATTACACGGCTTCGTATGATTACTCGCAAAACCAAAAATCAGAACAAGACTTTGGATTGCAGGCAGCATTCAGTAATGCTGTATTACACACTTATTACTGTATTCTTCCTCTGGCCTACTGTGCTGACTACTGCCCCGCTGATTAGACAAAATTATATTTATAGTTTATTGTAAAACAGTAAATATACTGTCAATTTATAAAAGACCTGAATCACTATGAATTGATGATAGTGGTCACTGGGTTCTAACTACTGTAATTAGCAATGATTAACCATTAAATATGTGTTTCTGTTAACAACAGTCACTATCATAATGTACAGTATGGGCATTATGGTGATATAAAGTATATTTTTACTGTAATATGTGGACATACATATAACAGGAAGTCCTCAGTCGACTTTTTAAAGCACTCACAGGTTTGCTGGAGGCCTGGTTCTTGCTCTTTTCCTTGGATCCTGCAGTGGGCATGTCTTTGACATGTCCATCGGGAATGTAGAACAAGACGCAGGGACTCTCCTTACAGCTGTTAGGACTTTTAGAATAACTGGTTAGGCAGGCCTGGGCAGGTGTGGTCTCTAACTTGTTCTGCTCTCACCTGATAGGCTCAAACGGTTGGTCACAGATGTAGAAGcccctcctctgcagctggatGATGTCACCTTTCTTCAGGTTTTTCAGACAGGGATCGCCGAGCATCTTCTCCTCCGACTGAGTgcatgagaaaaaaacaataattgaCCAAAATCTCCAGAAACCAAAGCAAACATCCGACTGTGCAGAAAGGACCTTGCTGTTCTGGTTGATGTACTCTTTGAAGTCGTCGTCTTTGGTGATGACGGCTTTGCTGATGAGTGGTTGGTAGTTGACACAGACGGTAGGAACCAGGGGGGAACTGTTGGTCTCAGCCAGCCAGGTAATTTTTGTGGTCTTCTTATAGTCCTTGTTATCCAGGTTCAGGCGTGCCTCCATGGATGTGACCTTCCCATCTGTGCCTCTGAAGagatagaagaagaaagaataGGAGTGTTCACCTGATGCTAAACATGTCTTGACATTTATTTGAAAGAGCTGAGGAATGACCAGCACACACTTGTTGATCTTGGTGATTATGAGATTGCCCCAGTTGATGAAGGTGACCATTTCACCCTCCGAGAATGTCTCTGCATCTGCACCTTCAATGAGAACTTTGGGTCCGTACCAAACCTCCTTCATGCCCACTTCTGCATTCTGGTGAGAAAATCAAGATTCCCTCATGACTCAGAAACCACATCAACCTCAACATTAACAGTTCCCATTTATATCAAACACAGAATACATTCTATTACCCAAATAGTAGCTCactgataaaaaaaaggaaaatattctAGTTTGGAataataaaaccatttaaacaGAATAAAGATGCAAAATAAATCTGCAGTCACCGGAGAATCAGCCAGCGGCGGTCATTTATTTCTCAGGAATGAGCAAAATTGAGCTGAAAAACTGATTATCCATGAATTTCCACGCACATGTACAACAAACAGCAGACGTTTGTAAGTTATGCCAACGATGAAGGCAGTGATGTGATTCTACTGTTAAAAGGGCGGTATTGGCCAGTGATGTCTGCACGTGCGTTagacagagacagcagaaaTAAATTGCCTGCTTTGTTTTAGGGTTTATAAAGACCACAAATCTACTGGAGAAGAGTATGTGAGAAAAGTTTCTTCTCCTGTGATCAACAGTCCAGGGCGCCTCTGGCTGAGGCAGAAAGGGTGTTCATTAAGATAATTCTATGACTCAGCAATAACGGCAAATGTGCCTTGAAATGTTGTACGACAAAACAATGTCAAAGTTCTAATAGTTTCATTTAGCATATTAGTCTGAATGGACTTTCAATAACCTGTGCATCTGTCCCAAGTTCATAAATGACCAACTGTTCAATATAgtacttgtttttgttttttgttaatgGTGGCCCTGTAATTCATAAAAAGGAAAGTGTTTTACATCATACTGGCAGCcataaatgttatcttttcCTACAGCTTTGTTCATGTCAGTTATCAGAATtgctgcttcctcactggaaacATTACTTCAGTTGAGTTTGGTCATATCGACGTTATTCACGCTCCCAATAAAACCACACCATGAAAACAATCTTAGACAACTTCATGGTTCCATATCGCAACCATCTGTCTTTATTTGCTagaatttaaattattttttaactttatgACCATCCCTGAATGAAACATGTATTCATGCATGTGCAGATATCTTGGATATAGTGAGAAAattaaagtcaaataaaatggaaaaaacaaaatgacaaatatatCAATTACTGCATGCTGCCGTAAACTTTATAGTCTACGCTTAAAGAAGATGTTGACGCATTtagttacattttaaaaagatgatgGGACTTTAAACAATTAAATCATGCTCTCACTTTAGGGTGTTTGGCCACTTCATTCATCTCCTCTTTAGCTTCTGGAATTGAAACGGGAACGGCGTAGGAGCTGGACAGAGCAGTGTACCTGGGAGCTACTGGGTCAATAACCTGACGGAGAcaggaggaaacacagcttGGTGAGAAACAAATAAAGCAGACCAATAccttataaaaaaaaaaaatgccaaacAGTGAAAAGATtaagcaaaacaaaataatgtgaGATTACACATAAACAGTTTTCTGGATGACAAATCAAATTGTGATTGGACAAAAGAATATCCCAGCTCAGTGTAAAAGGTGACGTAATAAAAGGTAACGAAGAGAGCAACTGAGGAATCATTAATGGCAGAACAAAGTGATCAGGGTTTGTGACAGTGGGAGGAGGGgaaacagctgctttttcacCACCAGTCACTTCCACCGTTTCACCAGTGGATGCTTTTACACATCATGCGGCAAACATTACTATTAATATACAGTACTGTTAAAATGTCACTTGTCCCCAGGTTTAATGGTGGATTTTTCACAAATTTCCTGAACACAGCGGTAACCTCTGACCACAATGCACCACACTGATCAGGCATAACTGTGCTGGTCCCCACCATTGCTGCCATAACAGCCCTTCCCTTCCCAATCATTAGTCTCACTTGATGGTCGTGTCTCCACTGCGGGGTAGGGCTCAGAGACGTCACGACTTTCTAATGTCACGTATTTGTTGTGTGACAGTTTCGACTGTGATGTCACCTGGGGGGTCGCCAAAAGCAAAAGTAATAACGGAGTAAACATGAAAGAAGCCAAAACGGTGTACCGGTAATACCGGAAGAGGGAGTTTTGCCCATGTGACATTGAGTTCCGATCTATCGCTGCATCTGCATACACATCAGGAGggtaataaatataaaataaatagaatctgttgtgttgtgataATTCTAAATGCAATAAATGCAAACTATTTTGCAACAAATGCAAACTATTTCGACAGTTTCGGCGGTTCTGGTATGCGTTTTTGTCTACACGAATGCTGTGAGCAAGTGCTGTCTGCTAAGCTAATGCTCCTGTTCTGCTGGGTTCCGCGTCACATTCTACACGAGGTTTACCCAATCTGCGCTGATTAAACCTCAAGGCACAGCCTGGAGTTTTCGGCGTCGATCTAAGAAACTTCCCTGGAGCTGGGACTCGGTTAGACTCCGCAAAGGTTCCAGTAAACGGCCATTTGATGGAGGTTCCTGCAGTAGAGACACACACTAATGCCCCCCTAAAACTACCCAGAAGTTCCTGCAGTGACGCACCTTATGACAATATTTTTCAGTTTACCCCTCAGTTGTCACGTTATGCCTGACCAGTGTAAAATATTCTGCAGCACAATTAAAGCTACATGCAAAGAGCAGTGCTTTATCATGTGTACCTTCAGCAAACATGATTGGATTAGAGTCTGTCTGGTAAaacagaggaggatgttggTGGATTTTAACACAAACCAGCCCGATGAtgaaagcaggaagaggaggtgaaaattGAGGGGCGCAAAAAAGTACCTTTACACAGCTAATTGGCCGCTTGGAAACAGAAGAGTGAGATGCTGTTTAATGTTTGATATAAGGAGTGGGAAGGATAGAGAGGAAAAAGGTAGACATATTAAGACAGAATGAACCCTTTACATAATCTACCCTTGTTGCTCTGTCACATTCTTATAGCTGTGGTGAATTCATGTCTGTGCTTGGCTTTTAGGTTTTCCCCTCCAGCCAAGCTTCAACACACATCTTTGACTCGTGATCGGAAAGCATGCTAAAGTCGTGCTAAACTGAAACATTTATGATCgtccaacagcaacaacagagacaaagaattgcaagcaaacacagaaatgacaaaCACAATGTAAAATAGGTTGtagcctctttttaaaatatatttaaacatGCTTCTTAAAACAATAGTTTAAACTTAAAATCTGTTGCAGTGACACTATATTCACCAGCTTCAGTAGGAACAGTTTGATTTAAGTTGAACTGAATTTTCACACAGGCAAGATTTAGGTTGACCCAGTTAAAATTTGGTCCTGGTGTGCTGTGGGTCAGTGTGAGCACCAAAACAGCCGCACCGAGAGGCCTGGAGGGCGGCTTCAGTCAAACTACGGTCGCTGTCCTGTGTGAAAGCAGCCGCACCAACTGCCTGGTATAGGCTAAAAAAGCTCCCTGGCATTTGTATTTCTGTTGAGACTTTAGGTTGAGGAGGATTATTCTGCATATGagctcaaatcaaatcaaagtctcttcaattatttaattaattgaAATGTTGATGAAATCAGCATAATTATCAACTGTGTTACCACAGAGGTGCTCGACTTGCTGAAAGCTGGATAACAGAAAAATGGCCATTTATTCAGTGTGGAATTTGGGGAAATAACTGTCAGGGTAATGGATATTAGTAGCCCAATTTCCCCAAATTTACTATGAAATATTATCAAATAtagcaaaagaaaaaaccctgCAAAACTCTGGACTATGTTCTATTGGGGAGCCCCACAGCTAAACTGGCCCTCTGTTTTCACTTACTGGATGACTGAAGATGTTCAGTTCACAATCTGCCTGGGGCCCAAGATCATAATTGCACATAAAAGTGACAAAATTATGCAAAAGCATGCTCCATATAACTCTGACACTCTCTTCCACAACACATACATAACACATACAAAAACCTAAACACGGCGTTAATAatactttgtttttttatctaACCTAAGAAGTTATAAAAACCTTTCAGCAGTACTAATAGTATTTTTAACTTAACCTAAAGATACGGATCCACTGAGCAGGACATGCTGCATGCATGCGTCCTCGTCACACTCCACATATTACTATATATTTATTAAAGGGATGAGGGAGCAAAAAAGCAAGTAACACACAAAGGAAGCGGCCAAAATCAAAAGCAGAATGTGAAGCGAAGTGGCTGGTTTGTGTCTGAATGGTAATGGGGTGATATTGAGATGAACCACATAAAGCAAAATAAAGCTATGAATAGAATgagaacaacaaagcagcatgATGCCACAAGAGGAGCAATTCTAAATCTGCCCTTGAAATATCAATATTTTTATGTCTGACACAAAGTCAGTCATAAACCACACACACTATAAATGGCTGatataaatatagataaatgAGCTTAACCTGAATGATCACTTTTAGTTTACAATAATGGTAAATGTCACAGTAAAAGGCCAGCTTAAAATGTTTGAATCGCTTTGTAAATTGAAGCAGAATTTACCCAAATTAACATGAGATGAGGCAGAACCACCTAAACCAATTTTGTTAAACCTTCCAAGCTCCCAATAGAATAAAGGCTAACAACCTTCTCACTGGTTTGTAAAACACATGAAATAAACTACTGCACTTGTTGGGTCCACAAATATTTAGCGAGAACTAGTCAAACGAGCCCTACAGCATTTTACCATCTCAGCCCAGCTTCAGCTATGTATCGTCTTTAAACTGTGCATATTATATATGAAACCATTCCATTCTTTAAAAGGCTACTTTCAATATCTCTGTACAATGAACATTATTAATTCTCATGTCAAGAACAAAAATCCTTattgacagagaggaagatttTTACCTTTTTATTGAAAGCCCAAATCTTGTCCCATTCCATGTTCACCACTGACCTGGATCCACCCTGGAAACAAAGAAGTTTTAATATTCATTTCTTTTACTCTGTAGCAGTAAAGGAAGATATAATTCTGTGAATTCTCAGAATCCAACTGCAACTGTCGGGACCGTGGAGCGAAATCTAGACAGACTGGGCAGATGTTTAATCATCTGTCACATCAGTTGCTCTCAGCTCTCGACATGTtgggcaaaaaaataaaataaaatctgggTCCCTCTGCAAAAATGAGACTTGTACCTGAGCTGCAATGAACTGTTTCAGCCCTTCTACAGTCATCCCTCTTCTTAGCACTCCTCTGACAGTGGGGAAACGAGGGTCGTCCCTGCAGGACAAGGGACAATTTAGAAGTGGACGTGGCAGTACAAAAGGGGAGAATCCATGGGCAAATGGTTTTGAGGGAGCAATTGTTTCAGAACTGCTGACAATTAATTTCAACCACCAgataaactgaagaaaacacaCCATCCGTCAACGTATCCCTGGTCGACAAACCAGGTGAGTTTCCTCTTGGACAGCACGGTGTTGTTAAGGTTGAGTCTCGCGTATTCCCAGATGTAAGGCTTCCTGAGGCGCAAGGCATCAATTATCCAATAGAACTGCTCATCGCGATCATGGTACTCGGTGGTTCTGAGAGCGTGGGTCACACCCTCCAAGCTGTCTACTATGGGACAGGCAAAGTCATAAGTTGGGTAGACtctggaaaaagaagaaaagaaaactcatTAGAAATCTACAAATCTACTCACTTTGTTTTGATCCAAATAAATCTTGAACTCAATTACTTATATGTGTTTCCagtgcgggggtggggggtgttctTGCAGCGAAACAGGGTGGGGTCCCTCATGCAGCCATTGTTGGACTTCATGTCTATCTTGGCTCTCATGCAGCAGGTCTGACCCTGCTCGGTGCCAgctttcatttctgtccacatcttcATGTTCTGCTCCACGGCTACGAGGCACAGAGATGTTCCTCAGTGAGGCTTCAGATGACTGTATCAAGCAATGGGCCACATGTCCGGGACCTACTGTTGCTTCTGCATTTAGACTCGACGCGCTGCTCCCTCTCCTGTTTCATCTGCTCAGGAGGAGTGTTGTCGATGTAGGCCTTTCCCTCCGTGAGTAGCTGCTCGCCAAATTTCAGGATGATGGGGAAATGGTCGCTGGTGTAGGTGAACTGGTCTGGACGAATCTGAAGCATGGCAACATCTTCCAGAATCACCTGAGGAAGAAGGAAGTCATGAGTGGTAATGTTTTTAACATTGCACAATTAAAATCTTTCATTCCAGCATGCTTGTTTTTACCTTCTCAAagtcctccttttctttctcaggGTTGGTGTCATCAAAGCGCATAATGAGTTGACCTTTAAAGGTGAGCTGGTAGTGCTGGTTGAGCAGAGCAGCCTTGGCATGGCCGATGTGCAGGTAACTGACCACAGCAAAGTAACAATTTATTCCAGTTCAGACAGACAGTCATTAAAGCCCCCCGGTGAATACTTGGAATGGAAACATAATGAAAAACGTTCCAATAAGGAGTGTAACTGTATTATTGGTACATTCATCCCTTCAGTTTCTCACAAGAacacttttctattttttttttattccattgATTACAATAGTTTCACATAAACAAGGAAGTAGAGGGCTTTCCCCAAACCTTACCCACTGGCTTCAGGGGGAAATCTAACCACCACCTTGCCAATTTCAGCACCTGGCAAATCGACAAACTTGCCAACATCTTGCTTTTTCTCATCGGACTGTTGAAAAGAAACGGGAATATGTCAAGATTCCATTTCAAGTATATTTAATGAAGCTCAGCAGTCAAACACAGGGGTCTTGCCTAGCTTCTAAAATGTATGCAACATAAATATCTGAAACTACACTTACATTGGATTTAGTCAGGGGGACATGCTTTTTGGTATACTTATTGCCCACAGCGGAGAAAGGAACCTGTGAGTTCAGGAAGAAGAACCAGCGACTGACATGGGAGAAGGATTTGCCTTGGCTTTGCCATTCCACATGACCTAGAgcagaacaagaacaaaaaatgtAACTCTGGTGGAATACTTGTGTAAAGCTACCAAAAAGGTTACAAAAAGCACCTTTGAGGGAAGCCCAGACAGAAATATCAGCCAGTGTCAGGGAATGTCCGACCAGGAAGGTCCGCAGAGAGAGAGCCTTGTCCAGTTCAGCCAGTGCCACAGCTAAACCAGAGTTACCACACAAACGCTGGGCACTAAACTCCAACCAGTGGTCCACCTGCAGAGTCCACACCATTAAAATAAGGAAACATAAAGGATGACACAATTATTTATATCACACCTACCTCAGTCTGCTCCATCGTGTTGGATCCATAGAGGCCGAGAGCTGGAGCAACTCGAGCCAAGTATCGACTGATGGAGTTGCAATCGCTGAACTGAATGACACTGAACGATGGAGAGAGACCATtgaaaaaaagcaacacaatgGCAAGAATACAGTATTATGACAACATGGAGAAAGGGATGAAAGGGAAATGTGGCCTACTCTGAGACATGAAGCCGCGtgtcttttccttcctccactGATACCTTCACGCTGTCTTTTACATGCTCTGCTGCCAGAAGGGCTCCTGCAAGCCACAGAAAATTTAGGCTTTGCAAATCAGTACATGTCCAGGAAAAGATGGATGAACTACTTAAACCAATGCTGGTATAAACTCCTAGCGCCTGAAAGGATAAATTCTAACAACCTTCTTACTGGTTTATGACAAAAATTAGTGTATGACCACAAAAATGTAATGAGAAGAACTAGTCAAATGGGGCCTACAGCATTTTACCATTTCAGCAATGCAGTCTTAAAACTGTGCATATTACACATTAACCCATTACATTCTTTAAAAGGCTACTTTAAAGACATCTGTACCTTGAATATTATTCATTCTCATGGCAACGTAAGTTCCTGATTAGCATGAATCCCTAGTAGTAATACAAAACCAGGATGTACAATCTTTGGTATGACACCACCATAAGATTGTTGTTACGGCTGCTTTTATGTGAAAGATATTTAACACGTCGTACCATTCTCCAGTAAAAGTTAGGCACTTTAAGGGACATCTCTAGAAAAGGTGGGGTGTTAACGAGCAGTGAAGCAGAGCTATTGGAGAGAAAAATAGACACACCCCAGTGCACTGGACCCAATTGACTCCACGTTACAACTTGCTTGCATCAGCCTGCTGTTTTCAGTGCAACCGCGGGGTAGCGCTGTTGAGCTGCTGTCAACGTTAATAAATGTATTATGTTGCCTTtgtaaaatgcaacaaaatgtCAAACATTGCCCATGCTGTTACAACAAACAATtgattattacatttaatataAAAGCATGTGATTTTTGCTATTTCGCAACATGTAGTGACGCTAAACCCTTTTGCTGCTCTAAAGGGGAATAGACGAAGTGTTCTGCTCAAGCGTTCTGTATGGATTAATGTGTCAGTCTCACCTTCATTATCAAGCCTATACTAAATTATATGTAAATTCATTAAAgcctgaaaaaaataaatatggacATTAAAGAAAGCGTGTGTCATTACGGGGAAACCAGCACGAACTGTCCGTATGCTGTTGTTCGGAGTGCCACGACGACATGTAAGCTAACTTTAGCTTCCGCACTCACAGCGACAAACTGCAAATAAACACGTGATGAACATAAAATTTAAAATGTGGGTCAAACTACCACGTTGAACGGAGCCTGTAAATACGGGGTTAAAACATTTGCATTAATTGCAAGCATTGCTTCCACTTTTTATTGAATTGTGCGCAATTTTGACACATTAAATACTACCGTGGCCAATAGGGGATGAAAGCGAAAGAATGAAACATAAGAAAAAAGGAGCCAGGTGTTTTAAAATGCTGTGACATTGCCATATATTGGTTACGATTCATTTATATAAATTAATAAAGGAAAACTTTGTACTGGCTTTATGTAGCTGTCACAAAGAGTGGACACACAAACCTTATAATCATGTATGCAACGATTGCAAACTGCAACTCACCTAGAGGTGGATTCGTAGTGTTGATCGTGAGGTTTAACGCCATACTGTGAAATCCTTACTGTAAAAGGTGGCAAAACTGCTCAATTTTCAAGAAAATCCCGTTTCAGACAGCCAAGACTTCTGTCCAAACAGTGCACCACCGCGAAACCGGAGCAGCCGCACGGCGAAAAGACCGACTCCACGACTACTTCGTTTAATTACCAGGCAAATACAACTTGTGATGGCACAATACTGCCCCCGTCTGTGTGGAGGACGAATGTGCAGCCGACATATAGCGACATATTAATATCTGACatgtttgttctttctttttcttgaccgATTCAACCCTTTGAAGGTCAcggagagggagctggagctcaGCCCAGCTACATATGGGCAGTCGTAGtgcaaggttacataacatagttgGTTGCTTTATACTAAACAAATGTCAGAACCCGGAACATCGCATCCATAATTTAAGCATCTGTTTCTTGGCCCATGGGCAacttttttaaacatttaattacAATCAGTACATAACCTTTtaagttattttgctaacaatCCAACAGATGATCAGGGTAATTTGGAGGAGGTAATAACCATAACCTTTAATAAATATACACATACTATAACATTGAACATAGCAGTTTGATTGACAAGAAAGAATATGCATATGCCTTCTGCTTGGTGTCGTTTTTATAATACCCATACAAATACCTTTACAAATGTCTCTAACATTCTTAATGTTCCCTCGGGGACGTTTTTCTCACTCTGAAAGAATATCTGCTTGCCTGACTCTGACAATGTGCCATGTGAAAGTGACGCGTCTCATATAATGAAAATACTTTCCGCTAGAGGTCGCTACTagcacagataaaaaaaaaatgaggttGCCTCAGAACTGAAACACAGCCACAGGTTTCCACTCGGAATGATATTTCACGGGCACCACTTCTGCAGCGGGTCGTTTTATGGTCCATTTCTGTTTAGAAACGGTAATAACTTGGTGTTAAAAGTGTATGCTGTCATAAATCTGTCGTGATCTCAGCACCGTGTATGATCAAGACCTGGTACAGCTAACAATATTATATagctttttatttattgcagAAGTTGCATGGTCTGCTATTTGATGTGTAagatatttcacatttaagATTTGATGCGTGCTCGACGACAACTAATTTTGCAAGCTATGTCAATATGTACGTATATACAACGCTTAGAAACGTAAACATAATTACAGTCTCAGTCACAGATCAGTAAttgtaacatttttttctttcaaaacaaatattttcccAGATTTGTATAACTTATGGTAGTTAAAATCAGGTTAACGTCCATtgtttgatgtttatttattcaaattCCCAGCATAAAGGGTCATATTTGCATCAGGCCAGTGCAACCCTCCCTTGGATCAACCATGACTAAGGACAGTCATCATGGCAAGTGGACCATCTCCAGcagtgatgatgacgatgataaTGAACGTCTTCCTCTATCTGGGACTACAACGTTGAAACATCACCAGCTTGCCACATCTGCAAACAGCTCCCCGCAGCCTTCCTCCAGCCCCAAACTAGAAGTGAAAGCAGAGCCAGCTAACCCCTATGCTGTTGGATCAGAGGccagacagacagcaacactgaaCCAGTCTAATCCTgggaaatatgaaaataattcCCCCTTatctggaaaaaggaaaaaggaggcaGGTGATGGCTCCGGCTGGGCCCTCTCAGATAGTGATGACGAGGACAACGTAGCTGAGAAGCAGAAAAGGCTCAGCAACGTTCCAAAGAAGGAACCACCAAGCTCGAAAGCAAAGAAAATTAAAGTGGAGAGCGAACGTCCCCCGAGTCCACATGGCCGGGTGTACTATATCGATGAGCCAGAGGACTTCTTTGAATCCAGTGTTCCATGTTTGAATGACATGTACAGGTTTTACCTCAACAAAGTCACAGGTCTGGACAGGAAGTACAACACTGGAGCTTTGCACATCAGAGGTGAGCATTTTAGGTCTAATCCAAAAAACTCTCAGCTCTTCAGGATGCTTCTTAATTTACAGGTTTTTCCATCTATTAAttcatgttcatttttattcatctaGACATTCTCTCTCCATTATTTGGAACTCTAAAAGCATCTGTCCAGGTGAGTAGATATAAAAACTGCAAAATTCTTTTTTACCATGATGAATCAATCACTTAAAGTTAAATA is drawn from Takifugu flavidus isolate HTHZ2018 chromosome 2, ASM371156v2, whole genome shotgun sequence and contains these coding sequences:
- the eprs1 gene encoding bifunctional glutamate/proline--tRNA ligase isoform X1 codes for the protein MALNLTINTTNPPLGALLAAEHVKDSVKVSVEEGKDTRLHVSDVIQFSDCNSISRYLARVAPALGLYGSNTMEQTEVDHWLEFSAQRLCGNSGLAVALAELDKALSLRTFLVGHSLTLADISVWASLKGHVEWQSQGKSFSHVSRWFFFLNSQVPFSAVGNKYTKKHVPLTKSNSDEKKQDVGKFVDLPGAEIGKVVVRFPPEASGYLHIGHAKAALLNQHYQLTFKGQLIMRFDDTNPEKEKEDFEKVILEDVAMLQIRPDQFTYTSDHFPIILKFGEQLLTEGKAYIDNTPPEQMKQEREQRVESKCRSNTVEQNMKMWTEMKAGTEQGQTCCMRAKIDMKSNNGCMRDPTLFRCKNTPHPRTGNTYKVYPTYDFACPIVDSLEGVTHALRTTEYHDRDEQFYWIIDALRLRKPYIWEYARLNLNNTVLSKRKLTWFVDQGYVDGWDDPRFPTVRGVLRRGMTVEGLKQFIAAQGGSRSVVNMEWDKIWAFNKKRPISCVKVIDPVAPRYTALSSSYAVPVSIPEAKEEMNEVAKHPKNAEVGMKEVWYGPKVLIEGADAETFSEGEMVTFINWGNLIITKINKGTDGKVTSMEARLNLDNKDYKKTTKITWLAETNSSPLVPTVCVNYQPLISKAVITKDDDFKEYINQNSKSEEKMLGDPCLKNLKKGDIIQLQRRGFYICDQPFEPISPNSCKESPCVLFYIPDGHVKDMPTAGSKEKSKNQASSKPPAASTPTPAPSSAPTSPPTSASDLFSSIVAHGESVRQLKAAKAPKEQVDKAVQELLSLKAQFKKETGLDYKPGMAPPTCAPAPAAPQVDSSSCPYTRVTQQGDLVRKLKTEQAPKDQIDVAVKQLLALKVEFKKLTGRDYKPGMPPPTSAPPATAAAASSSTPSGLYERVAQQGENVRKLKSEKAPKDQVDAAVKQLLALKVEYKQLTGQEYKPGVAPAQKTTTPVQNSPAPAATDLYEKVAAQGELVRKLKAQKAPKDQVDEAVKTLLDLKNKYKSLTGAEYKPVAAAGGGEPKNHKERENKAEKKQGGGGSEGKKGKGDKAHQAKEPSGGAGGAGEGQGPKKQTRLGLEAKKEENLADWYSQVITKAEMIEYYDVSGCYVLRPWSFSIWEAIKDFFDAEIKKLGVENCYFPMFVSQAALEKEKTHIEDFAPEVAWVTRSGKTELAEPIAVRPTSETVMYPAYAKWVQSHRDLPIKLNQWCNVVRWEFKHPQPFLRTREFLWQEGHTAFATKEEAAEEVLQILDLYARVYEELMAIPVVKGRKTEKEKFAGGDYTTTVEAFISASGRAIQGATSHHLGQNFSKMFEIMFEDPKKPGEKQLAFQNSWGITTRTIGVLTMVHGDNKGLVLPPRVACLQVVIIPCGITASLSEQDKEVLLTQCSKYQSALQRAGIRVKSDLRDNYSPGWKFNHWELKGVPIRLEVGPKDLEQRQCVAVRRDTGAKVTVPEAEVVKQLPAMLEDIQSCLFKKASDDLTSNMVAVDTMEDFQTELDKGKIVQIPFCGKIPCEDWIKKITAKDQDLEPGAPSMGAKSLCIPFSPLKALQPGQMCVCVKEPAQYYTMFGRSY